A DNA window from Dethiosulfovibrio faecalis contains the following coding sequences:
- a CDS encoding glycerate kinase type-2 family protein gives MEKTKKLRDDCLEIIRYSLEKNLPDRSTRETLQSMDLKGPIVCLAVGKAAWTMAKAASEVLGDRISRGLIVTKYGHSGGDVAGMRIIESGHPVPDGKSLEAGKAALDLASSTTKKDRLLVLLSGGGSSLMELPLEGVSLRDMAEITDSLLSSGAPIEEINKIRKRLSQVKAGRLALAASPSPVTNLVLSDVLGNDLGSVASGPTVLDDGTAEETMEIAVKYGIRLSRAAKEALKTETPKPLEKIETIILGDVSRLCSAAAEKADQLGYETEILAEDLNCEARQAGSFLAAIARKRGRDKPRALILGGETVVHLKGEGKGGRNQELALSAAVGMDEVENAVVASVGSDGTDGPTDAAGGMVDGDSISRMRASGIDPIALLEDNDSYRALKASEDLIITGPTGTNVNDLILLLKR, from the coding sequence ATGGAAAAGACTAAAAAGCTCAGGGATGACTGTCTGGAGATAATCCGTTACAGCCTGGAGAAAAACCTTCCGGACCGATCGACTAGAGAAACCCTTCAATCGATGGACCTGAAGGGCCCCATCGTCTGCCTGGCTGTGGGCAAGGCGGCCTGGACCATGGCCAAGGCCGCCTCTGAGGTGCTCGGAGACAGGATCTCCAGGGGCTTGATCGTGACGAAATACGGCCACTCCGGAGGAGACGTCGCAGGAATGCGTATAATCGAGAGCGGCCATCCCGTTCCGGACGGGAAAAGCCTGGAGGCCGGTAAAGCCGCACTGGACCTGGCCTCCTCCACGACGAAAAAGGACCGTCTATTAGTGCTCCTGTCCGGAGGAGGATCCTCTCTGATGGAGCTGCCTCTCGAAGGGGTCTCCCTGAGGGACATGGCAGAGATCACCGATTCTCTTCTGTCCTCCGGAGCTCCAATAGAGGAGATCAACAAAATAAGGAAGAGGCTTTCGCAGGTCAAGGCGGGAAGACTGGCTCTGGCGGCCTCCCCCTCCCCTGTAACCAACCTGGTACTGTCCGACGTGCTTGGAAACGACCTCGGTTCGGTGGCCTCCGGTCCTACAGTCCTGGACGACGGAACAGCGGAGGAGACCATGGAGATAGCCGTAAAATACGGAATTAGGCTATCCCGGGCGGCGAAAGAAGCTCTGAAAACGGAGACGCCCAAGCCCCTCGAAAAGATCGAGACCATAATTTTGGGAGACGTCTCCCGCCTCTGCTCCGCCGCGGCGGAAAAAGCGGATCAGCTGGGATACGAGACTGAAATCCTGGCGGAGGACCTGAACTGCGAGGCTCGACAGGCTGGCAGCTTTCTGGCAGCTATCGCCAGGAAAAGAGGCAGAGATAAACCCAGGGCCTTGATTCTCGGAGGGGAAACGGTGGTTCATCTCAAAGGAGAGGGCAAAGGCGGCAGGAATCAGGAGCTGGCCCTGTCGGCCGCCGTAGGGATGGATGAAGTCGAGAACGCCGTGGTGGCATCGGTAGGATCCGACGGGACCGACGGACCTACCGATGCGGCAGGGGGAATGGTTGACGGAGACTCGATCTCCAGAATGAGGGCCTCTGGAATAGATCCGATCGCCCTCCTGGAGGACAACGATAGCTACCGAGCACTGAAGGCATCGGAGGACCTGATAATAACCGGCCCCACCGGCACAAACGTGAACGATCTGATCCTACTCTTAAAACGATAA